From a region of the Ostrinia nubilalis chromosome 18, ilOstNubi1.1, whole genome shotgun sequence genome:
- the LOC135080755 gene encoding tryptophan--tRNA ligase, cytoplasmic — MAEEQINNLAINDDDDIVDPWNVAGKSETGIDYDKLIKRFGSQKIDKELVERFEKVTGKKAHHFLRRGIFFSHRDFHTILNLYESGKKFYLYTGRGPSSESMHIGHMIPFMFTKWLQEVFEVPLIIQLTDDEKAMWKDIKIEDARQMAYNNAKDIIAVGFDLKNTFIFNDLDFIGKCPAFYQNMVRIQKCVTFNQAKGIFGFGESDVIGKITFPSIEAAPAFSTTFPFIFGNKVFPCLIPCAIDQDPYFRMTRDVAPRLKLPKPALLHSTFLPALQGAQHKMSASDPNASIFLNDTPKQIKNKINKYAFSGGQATVEEHRQKGGNTSIDISFKYLTFFMEDDERLAEIKKAYESGEMLTGELKKIAIDTISPYVEEYQARRALVTDEVMQRYFEIRQIEL; from the exons ATGGCGGAGGAACAAATTAATAACCTAGCcatcaatgatgatgatgatattgtagACCCATGGAATGTTGCGGGGAAGTCAGAGACAGGCATTGATTATGACAAgttaataa AAAGATTTGGGAGTCAAAAGATAGACAAGGAGTTGGTTGAGCGTTTTGAAAAAGTTACAGGAAAGAAAG CCCACCATTTCCTCAGGCGAGGCATATTCTTCTCTCACCGAGACTTCCACACAATCCTGAACCTGTACGAGTCGGGCAAGAAGTTCTACTTGTACACTGGCAGAGGCCCTTCATCAGAGAGCATGCACATCGGGCACATGATCCCGTTCATGTTTACAAA ATGGCTGCAAGAAGTTTTCGAAGTACCACTCATCATACAACTCACGGATGATGAGAAGGCGATGTGGAAAGACATCAAGATAGAAGACGCCCGCCAGATGGCGTATAACAACGCGAAAGACATCATTGCAGTTGGATTTGACctgaaaaacacatttatttttaacgatCTAGACTTTATTGG TAAATGTCCAGCGTTCTATCAGAACATGGTCCGCATTCAGAAGTGCGTGACCTTCAACCAGGCGAAGGGTATCTTCGGGTTTGGGGAGAGTGACGTCATTGGCAAGATCACCTTCCCGTCAATAGAGGCTGCGCCTGCGTTCTCCACTACCTTCCCCTTTATATTTGGGAATAAAGTG TTCCCCTGCCTCATCCCATGCGCCATCGACCAAGACCCGTACTTCCGAATGACGCGCGATGTCGCGCCGCGTCTCAAGCTTCCTAAACCGGCGCTACTACACTCCACCTTCCTGCCGGCGCTACAAGGCGCACAGCACAAGATGTCGGCAAGCGACCCCAACGCGTCGATATTCTTGAACGACACGCCCAAACAGATTAAGAATAAG ATCAACAAATACGCGTTCTCCGGCGGGCAGGCCACGGTAGAGGAACATCGACAGAAGGGTGGCAACACTAGCATCGACATCTCCTTCAAATACCTTACCTTCTTCATGGAAGACGACGAGCGGTTGGCTGAG ATAAAGAAGGCCTACGAAAGCGGCGAGATGTTAACCGGGGAATTAAAGAAGATAGCAATAGACACCATCTCACCCTACGTCGAAGAGTACCAGGCGAGGCGCGCGCTAGTAACAGACGAGGTCATGCAGCGGTACTTCGAGATTCGGCAAATTGAGCTTTAA